From Coccinella septempunctata chromosome 4, icCocSept1.1, whole genome shotgun sequence, a single genomic window includes:
- the LOC123312247 gene encoding maestro heat-like repeat-containing protein family member 1 isoform X2, protein MIPLLNGLRNEVQRQAFAFAFGSFSDALVEYVANINQVPDNSITWENFQSELATIYEVLTTNWLQSRDNKTIQNVLTAITAIFPLLDVDKVSEHTVKQLQTLLILYKKQVDPYFTTRCLESVIKKATTVDGTLVEPLLGNIMQNMSDLLCTSPDYARPELLKTHSEVLRCYECLAMYFTDNVIDQLVGQLKNNNDKEKVKGLLIITHLTSYSNNQLVERRLKDIMKHFNDVLYESNIKVKKALLKIIVAFASKGILLNKDINPDGAEKYMEFILKLCCSHNMPKNNDVDLQELDDLQRSADNTLCMLSTSVVELEETLWNLLMKSFLGPNYDDAIVVILRCLTHLAARKESPPNCEGAFVRCMVLLAIPLPGFRGTFILNFFKRISPCKLNNHETVWDVKIPQLMKYLEQNYDNFNDNEWQDLVFDFFNLLLDSIKDEKCFQSLLNTARDQLLLYNLGLMGADQPVKIVEKHFLLKCIALLLCHIKDKDLVLQSLDKILENVKLTDYSELHACAEAIGIISKNHLQLVLDKISIIRKDLTNKKLKIFQLPFMKDKNQDLGRERLRYTIICSYAEVCNEAPSEKLLKIIESEILDFVVTELANCKDFPIRKACIKTIGSVADAMHPNRNTLHIHMKSKQAILKVVSSEIHLHNGSEYIELFPIILPVITSLVQLPPTLESEERIRLLKLCFDSVYNASSIYCKINEEDPEHYYGSLKLVPYVTSSFTKLNQLVQELLMLNLSPETLDEIVTLLEHWLSKKKAEQRLPACETLRIALQTYLDNMKFAYDCPHNFAQTGLLLSRIVPRCTDSVTNIRKVAVENLCLILCIASRYEGHMRDHDKILSNSMQYIQQQIDQRDPKLLYNLTTDLSNILCTNIPPFQLIHFVDGLIDALIDCESSSSNGSGIILNLTLKSKGMELQNHITSIVQKILSQMKNIKCVSTRTSALRAVQSAASHHSKTVSSVLLQQPLPFEQSICECWTMISTDHTLTQNLLDQFKKIMKNTPLYEEHGKMDMKIANLPPLQVICALHEIFKNTQLKEICIQQFPELFSILLITLASYIGTSAPALKEATDKKEKYFVINREAYKMSPAKIALETFQLFLMCCDYKQMANNLLSFSQAETSEKFSWFLDIISMLVENICQDNPQYITWLVASLGPYIRAELEPQRVAVVAFFTYLFRQKVNDQAMLAENLLEMIMDVQMDQSCLVKQIGLQGLGYAIEFLKPELISRHCKPILSVLMSSLDYNNVGSEGALILEGLHSFSKLLTTLEGHKFSSCQVTAAVRIKPLLGQEDVQLRRASFRLLGDLTRSINSDSNIEAFREQIHGNLITLLLHLCDPDQYVVKACKYTLRQIGSYLEGPNTNAMIQEHLIDDANLNYYNFIRDLIKVMSEELQEFFPLLVMTSLSYFKSPWVDIRGNAALVAGLLYSALDEENKSKVSIDTVSFRLMNLVSDENEQVRIKAVQAIVYLFSK, encoded by the exons ATGATACCTTTACTGAATGGATTAAGAAACGAGGTTCAAAGGCAAGCCTTTGCATTTG CATTTGGAAGTTTCAGTGATGCTCTTGTAGAATATGTTGCTAATATAAACCAAGTACCAGATAATTCTATCACTTGGGAGAATTTTCAAAGTGAACTTGCAACAATCTACGAGGTACTTACGACAAACTGGCTACAATCAAGAGATAATAAGACGATACAAAATGTTCTCACAGCAATAACCGCTATATTTCCACTTCTTGATGTTGATAAAGTATCAGAACACACAGTGAAACAACTTCAAACCCTACTAATTTTGTATAAAAAGCAAGTTGACCCCTATTTCACAACTAGATGTCTTGAATCTGTAATTAAAAAAGCTACAACTGTTGATGGAACTTTGGTAGAACCTTTATTAGGTAACATAATGCAGAATATGAGCGATCTTCTATGTACTTCACCTGATTATGCTAGACCCGAATTATTGAAAACCCACTCAGAGGTTTTACGCTGCTATGAATGCTTAGCGATGTATTTTACTGACAATGTGATTGATCAATTGGTAGGTCAATTGAAAAACAACAATGATAAGGAAAAAGTGAAAGGTCTCCTTATTATAACACATTTAACATCATATTCTAATAATCAACTGGTAGAGAGAAGATTAAAAGATATAATGAAACATTTCAATGATGTTCTGTATGAGTCTAACATTAAGGTGAAAAAGGCACTACTGAAAATCATTGTAGCATTTGCTTCCAAAGGCATCCTCTTGAACAAAG ATATAAATCCTGATGGCGCTGAAAAGTATATGGAGTTTATTCTGAAGCTTTGTTGTTCACATAACATGCCAAAGAACAACGATGTTGACTTACAAGAGTTGGATGACCTTCAGAGATCTGCCGACAACACTCTCTGTATGCTCAGTACTTCCGTTGTCGAATTGGAAGAGACGTTATGGAACCTTTTGATGAAATCTTTTCTTGGTCCCAACTATGACGATGCCATTGTAGTAATCTTGAGATGTCTCACACATTTGGCCGCTAGAAAAGAATCACCGCCCAACTGTGAAGGTGCTTTCGTCAGATGTATGGTTTTGTTGGCCATTCCTTTACCAGGATTTAGGGGCACATTCATCTTGAATTTCTTCAAACGAATAAGTCCATGTAAATTGAATAACCATGAAACTGTTTGGGATGTGAAAATTCCACAGCTGATGAAGTACCTGGAGCAAAACTATGATAATTTCAACGATAACGAATGGCAAGACCTGGTTTTTGATTTCTTCAATTTATTATTGGATTCAATCAAAGACGAGAAATGTTTCCAAAGTCTTCTGAATACTGCTAGAGATCAGCTGTTGTTGTACAATTTGGG GTTGATGGGAGCCGACCAACCGGTTAAAATCGTAGAGAAACATTTCCTACTCAAATGCATAGCACTTTTACTATGCCATATAAAAGATAAAGATCTAGTTCTCCAAAGTTTggataaaattttggaaaacgTTAAATTGACAGATTATTCTGAGCTCCATGCATGTGCGGAAGCCATTGGAATTATTTCCAAGAATCACCTTCAGCTCGTCTTAGATAAAATATCCATAATAAGGAAGGATCTTACGAACAAGAAATTGAAGATATTCCAGTTACCATTCATGAAAGATAAAAACCAGGATTTGGGGAGAGAAAGACTGCGTTACACAATTATATGCAGTTATGCAGAAGTTTGTAATGAAGCACCTTcagaaaaactattgaaaataattgaatctgAGATATTAGACTTTGTCGTGACTGAATTAGCGAATTGTAAAGATTTTCCCATTCGTAAGGCCTGTATTAAGACAATTGGTAGCGTTGCAGACGCAATGCATCCAAATCGTAACACTTTACACATACATATGAAATCTAAACAAGCAATTTTGAAAGTGGTCTCGTCTGAAATTCACTTACATAACGGCTCCGAATACATTGAGTTGTTCCCTATTATTTTACCTGTAATAACTTCGCTGGTACAGCTACCGCCTACCTTAGAATCTGAAGAGAGGATAAGACTTTTGAAATTATGCTTCGATAGTGTTTATAATGCTTCTTCCATATACTGCAAAATAAACGAAGAGGATCCCGAACACTACTACGGCTCACTGAAATTAGTTCCTTATGTGACATCTAGTTTTACGAAATTGAATCAGTTGGTGCAGGAGTTACTTATGCTGAATTTATCTCCGGAAACTTTAGATGAGATTGTGACACTTTTGGAACATTGGCTGAGTAAAAAGAAGGCTGAGCAGAGACTTCCCGCTTGCGAAACACTAAGAATTGCTCTACAAACGTACTTGGATAATATGAAATTTGCTTATGATTGCCCTCATAATTTCGCGCAGACTGGTTTGTTGCTGTCGAGAATTGTTCCTAGATGCACCGATTCTGTtactaatatccgtaag GTGGCTGTTGAGAATCTATGCCTCATCCTATGCATTGCTTCCCGCTACGAAGGGCATATGCGAGATCACGATAAAATATTGAGCAACTCTATGCAGTACATACAACAACAAATTGACCAACGTGATCCAAAACTGTTGTACAATCTCACAACCGATTTGTCCAATATATTATGCACGAACATTCCTCCTTTTCAATTAATCCATTTCGTGGATGGCTTAATCGATGCTCTTATTGATTGTGAATCGTCCAGCTCGAATGGAAGTGGAATTATTTTGAACCTGACTTTGAAATCTAAAGGGATGGAATTGCAGAATCATATAACTTCTATAGTGCAGAAAATTTTGTCCCAGATGAAAAACATCAAGTGCGTTTCTACCAGAACGTCTGCTCTTAGGGCGGTACAGAGCGCAGCTTCCCACCATTCGAAGACTGTTAGTTCTGTCTTACTTCAGCAACCCCTGCCATTTGAACA GTCTATTTGTGAGTGTTGGACGATGATATCTACCGATCACACTTTGACCCAGAATTTATTAGATCAGTTCaagaaaatcatgaaaaatacacCTCTTTACGAGGAACATGGCAAAATGGACATGAAGATAGCAAATTTGCCTCCTCTCCAGGTTATATGTGCCCTCCATGAAATATTTAAGAATACCCAATTGAAAGAAATTTGCATTCAGCAATTTCCAGAGCTGTTCAGTATTCTACTTATCACATTAGCATCCTATATTGGTACATCGGCTCCAGCGCTGAAAGAAGCAACagataaaaaagaaaaatactTTGTCATCAACAGGGAAGCTTATAAGATGAGCCCAGCGAAAATTGCACTGGAAACATTCCAGTTGTTTTTGATGTGTTGCGATTATAAGCAGATGGCAAATAATCTTTTGAGTTTTTCCCAGGCAGAAACCAGTGAGAAATTTTCATGGTTCTTGGATATTATCTCCATGTTGGTCGAGAATATTTGTCAAGATAATCCTCAATATATAACCTGGTTAGTTGCATCCCTAGGTCCTTACATTAGAGCGGAATTGGAACCTCAAAGGGTTGCAGTCGTTGCTTTTTTCACTTATTTATTCCGACAGAAAGTGAATGATCAAGCTATGTTGGCCGAGAATTTACTTGAGATGATAATGGATGTTCAGATGGACCAAAGTTGCTTGGTTAAACAAATTGGTTTGCAAGGATTAGGCTATGCCATTGAATTTTTGAAGCCTGAATTGATCAGTAGACATTGTAAACCCATTTTGAGTGTGTTAATGAGCAGTTTAGACTATAACAATGTGGG CTCTGAAGGTGCTCTCATTCTTGAGGGGCTCCATAGTTTCTCTAAATTATTGACAACATTGGAAGGGCATAAATTCAGTTCTTGTCAAGTTACTGCAGCAGTTAGAATAAAGCCACTGCTGGGCCAGGAGGATGTGCAGTTGAGAAGAGCATCATTTCGCCTCTTGGGCGATTTGACCAGATCCATTAACTCTGATTCGAACATTGAAGCTTTTAGGGAACAAATTCATGGAAATCTTATTACCTTATTGTTGCATTTATGTGACCCAGATCAGTATGTTGTCAAG GCATGCAAATACACTTTGAGGCAGATAGGTTCATATTTGGAAGGTCCAAACACAAACGCAATGATTCAGGAGCACTTGATCGATGATGCTAATTTGAATTATTACAATTTCATAAGAGATTTGATTAAAGTGATG tCAGAGGAACTTCAAGAATTTTTCCCACTTTTGGTGATGACCAGCTTATCTTATTTCAAGAGTCCGTGGGTTGATATAAGAGGAAATGCAGCTTTGGTAGCAGGATTGCTGTATTCAGCACTTGATGAGGAGAACAAAAGTAAAGTCTCAATAGATACAGTGTCATTCAGATTGATGAATTTAGTGTCCGATGAAAATGAGCAAGTAAGAATTAAGGCAGTTCAGGCCATAGTATATTTATTTTCTAAATAA
- the LOC123312247 gene encoding maestro heat-like repeat-containing protein family member 1 isoform X1: MIQQTGICKNDGESQIQVAIGMILEVLADKNPLVAETASTSLRKLAENHPNHVLNSSKNFCKRSSTMSDQISQVLNIMQSICTEQIIAIDGDTILSITDFCLEMLTRNIVADSVQEPASNVLVAIGRKHHIQVLDKLMVRLDTGSMPHYMIPYTLGSLANVNATGVVPYLRDIFNIMIPLLNGLRNEVQRQAFAFAFGSFSDALVEYVANINQVPDNSITWENFQSELATIYEVLTTNWLQSRDNKTIQNVLTAITAIFPLLDVDKVSEHTVKQLQTLLILYKKQVDPYFTTRCLESVIKKATTVDGTLVEPLLGNIMQNMSDLLCTSPDYARPELLKTHSEVLRCYECLAMYFTDNVIDQLVGQLKNNNDKEKVKGLLIITHLTSYSNNQLVERRLKDIMKHFNDVLYESNIKVKKALLKIIVAFASKGILLNKDINPDGAEKYMEFILKLCCSHNMPKNNDVDLQELDDLQRSADNTLCMLSTSVVELEETLWNLLMKSFLGPNYDDAIVVILRCLTHLAARKESPPNCEGAFVRCMVLLAIPLPGFRGTFILNFFKRISPCKLNNHETVWDVKIPQLMKYLEQNYDNFNDNEWQDLVFDFFNLLLDSIKDEKCFQSLLNTARDQLLLYNLGLMGADQPVKIVEKHFLLKCIALLLCHIKDKDLVLQSLDKILENVKLTDYSELHACAEAIGIISKNHLQLVLDKISIIRKDLTNKKLKIFQLPFMKDKNQDLGRERLRYTIICSYAEVCNEAPSEKLLKIIESEILDFVVTELANCKDFPIRKACIKTIGSVADAMHPNRNTLHIHMKSKQAILKVVSSEIHLHNGSEYIELFPIILPVITSLVQLPPTLESEERIRLLKLCFDSVYNASSIYCKINEEDPEHYYGSLKLVPYVTSSFTKLNQLVQELLMLNLSPETLDEIVTLLEHWLSKKKAEQRLPACETLRIALQTYLDNMKFAYDCPHNFAQTGLLLSRIVPRCTDSVTNIRKVAVENLCLILCIASRYEGHMRDHDKILSNSMQYIQQQIDQRDPKLLYNLTTDLSNILCTNIPPFQLIHFVDGLIDALIDCESSSSNGSGIILNLTLKSKGMELQNHITSIVQKILSQMKNIKCVSTRTSALRAVQSAASHHSKTVSSVLLQQPLPFEQSICECWTMISTDHTLTQNLLDQFKKIMKNTPLYEEHGKMDMKIANLPPLQVICALHEIFKNTQLKEICIQQFPELFSILLITLASYIGTSAPALKEATDKKEKYFVINREAYKMSPAKIALETFQLFLMCCDYKQMANNLLSFSQAETSEKFSWFLDIISMLVENICQDNPQYITWLVASLGPYIRAELEPQRVAVVAFFTYLFRQKVNDQAMLAENLLEMIMDVQMDQSCLVKQIGLQGLGYAIEFLKPELISRHCKPILSVLMSSLDYNNVGSEGALILEGLHSFSKLLTTLEGHKFSSCQVTAAVRIKPLLGQEDVQLRRASFRLLGDLTRSINSDSNIEAFREQIHGNLITLLLHLCDPDQYVVKACKYTLRQIGSYLEGPNTNAMIQEHLIDDANLNYYNFIRDLIKVMSEELQEFFPLLVMTSLSYFKSPWVDIRGNAALVAGLLYSALDEENKSKVSIDTVSFRLMNLVSDENEQVRIKAVQAIVYLFSK, encoded by the exons ATGATTCAAcaaactggaatatgtaaaaatgatGGGGAATCTCAAATACAGG TGGCAATAGGAATGATACTCGAGGTATTAGCAGATAAAAATCCTCTTGTCGCAGAAACAGCATCAACTTCTCTGAGAAAATTGGCAGAAAATCATCCCAATCATGTGCTCAACTCttccaaaaatttttgtaaaagaTCTTCCACCATGAGTGACCAAATCTCCCAGGTTTTAAATATAATGCAGAGTATTTGTACTGAGCAAATAATTGCTATTGATGGGGATACTATTCTTTCCATAACTGATTTTTGTCTTGAAATGTTAACTAGAAATATAGTTGCAGATTCTGTTCAAGAACCTGCTAGTAATGTCCTTGTTGCTATTGGAAGAAAACATCATATACAG GTTTTAGATAAATTGATGGTAAGATTAGACACTGGGTCTATGCCTCATTACATGATACCTTATACTTTAGGATCCTTAGCCAATGTTAATGCAACTGGAGTTGTACCTTACCTTAGAGATATATTCAATATTATGATACCTTTACTGAATGGATTAAGAAACGAGGTTCAAAGGCAAGCCTTTGCATTTG CATTTGGAAGTTTCAGTGATGCTCTTGTAGAATATGTTGCTAATATAAACCAAGTACCAGATAATTCTATCACTTGGGAGAATTTTCAAAGTGAACTTGCAACAATCTACGAGGTACTTACGACAAACTGGCTACAATCAAGAGATAATAAGACGATACAAAATGTTCTCACAGCAATAACCGCTATATTTCCACTTCTTGATGTTGATAAAGTATCAGAACACACAGTGAAACAACTTCAAACCCTACTAATTTTGTATAAAAAGCAAGTTGACCCCTATTTCACAACTAGATGTCTTGAATCTGTAATTAAAAAAGCTACAACTGTTGATGGAACTTTGGTAGAACCTTTATTAGGTAACATAATGCAGAATATGAGCGATCTTCTATGTACTTCACCTGATTATGCTAGACCCGAATTATTGAAAACCCACTCAGAGGTTTTACGCTGCTATGAATGCTTAGCGATGTATTTTACTGACAATGTGATTGATCAATTGGTAGGTCAATTGAAAAACAACAATGATAAGGAAAAAGTGAAAGGTCTCCTTATTATAACACATTTAACATCATATTCTAATAATCAACTGGTAGAGAGAAGATTAAAAGATATAATGAAACATTTCAATGATGTTCTGTATGAGTCTAACATTAAGGTGAAAAAGGCACTACTGAAAATCATTGTAGCATTTGCTTCCAAAGGCATCCTCTTGAACAAAG ATATAAATCCTGATGGCGCTGAAAAGTATATGGAGTTTATTCTGAAGCTTTGTTGTTCACATAACATGCCAAAGAACAACGATGTTGACTTACAAGAGTTGGATGACCTTCAGAGATCTGCCGACAACACTCTCTGTATGCTCAGTACTTCCGTTGTCGAATTGGAAGAGACGTTATGGAACCTTTTGATGAAATCTTTTCTTGGTCCCAACTATGACGATGCCATTGTAGTAATCTTGAGATGTCTCACACATTTGGCCGCTAGAAAAGAATCACCGCCCAACTGTGAAGGTGCTTTCGTCAGATGTATGGTTTTGTTGGCCATTCCTTTACCAGGATTTAGGGGCACATTCATCTTGAATTTCTTCAAACGAATAAGTCCATGTAAATTGAATAACCATGAAACTGTTTGGGATGTGAAAATTCCACAGCTGATGAAGTACCTGGAGCAAAACTATGATAATTTCAACGATAACGAATGGCAAGACCTGGTTTTTGATTTCTTCAATTTATTATTGGATTCAATCAAAGACGAGAAATGTTTCCAAAGTCTTCTGAATACTGCTAGAGATCAGCTGTTGTTGTACAATTTGGG GTTGATGGGAGCCGACCAACCGGTTAAAATCGTAGAGAAACATTTCCTACTCAAATGCATAGCACTTTTACTATGCCATATAAAAGATAAAGATCTAGTTCTCCAAAGTTTggataaaattttggaaaacgTTAAATTGACAGATTATTCTGAGCTCCATGCATGTGCGGAAGCCATTGGAATTATTTCCAAGAATCACCTTCAGCTCGTCTTAGATAAAATATCCATAATAAGGAAGGATCTTACGAACAAGAAATTGAAGATATTCCAGTTACCATTCATGAAAGATAAAAACCAGGATTTGGGGAGAGAAAGACTGCGTTACACAATTATATGCAGTTATGCAGAAGTTTGTAATGAAGCACCTTcagaaaaactattgaaaataattgaatctgAGATATTAGACTTTGTCGTGACTGAATTAGCGAATTGTAAAGATTTTCCCATTCGTAAGGCCTGTATTAAGACAATTGGTAGCGTTGCAGACGCAATGCATCCAAATCGTAACACTTTACACATACATATGAAATCTAAACAAGCAATTTTGAAAGTGGTCTCGTCTGAAATTCACTTACATAACGGCTCCGAATACATTGAGTTGTTCCCTATTATTTTACCTGTAATAACTTCGCTGGTACAGCTACCGCCTACCTTAGAATCTGAAGAGAGGATAAGACTTTTGAAATTATGCTTCGATAGTGTTTATAATGCTTCTTCCATATACTGCAAAATAAACGAAGAGGATCCCGAACACTACTACGGCTCACTGAAATTAGTTCCTTATGTGACATCTAGTTTTACGAAATTGAATCAGTTGGTGCAGGAGTTACTTATGCTGAATTTATCTCCGGAAACTTTAGATGAGATTGTGACACTTTTGGAACATTGGCTGAGTAAAAAGAAGGCTGAGCAGAGACTTCCCGCTTGCGAAACACTAAGAATTGCTCTACAAACGTACTTGGATAATATGAAATTTGCTTATGATTGCCCTCATAATTTCGCGCAGACTGGTTTGTTGCTGTCGAGAATTGTTCCTAGATGCACCGATTCTGTtactaatatccgtaag GTGGCTGTTGAGAATCTATGCCTCATCCTATGCATTGCTTCCCGCTACGAAGGGCATATGCGAGATCACGATAAAATATTGAGCAACTCTATGCAGTACATACAACAACAAATTGACCAACGTGATCCAAAACTGTTGTACAATCTCACAACCGATTTGTCCAATATATTATGCACGAACATTCCTCCTTTTCAATTAATCCATTTCGTGGATGGCTTAATCGATGCTCTTATTGATTGTGAATCGTCCAGCTCGAATGGAAGTGGAATTATTTTGAACCTGACTTTGAAATCTAAAGGGATGGAATTGCAGAATCATATAACTTCTATAGTGCAGAAAATTTTGTCCCAGATGAAAAACATCAAGTGCGTTTCTACCAGAACGTCTGCTCTTAGGGCGGTACAGAGCGCAGCTTCCCACCATTCGAAGACTGTTAGTTCTGTCTTACTTCAGCAACCCCTGCCATTTGAACA GTCTATTTGTGAGTGTTGGACGATGATATCTACCGATCACACTTTGACCCAGAATTTATTAGATCAGTTCaagaaaatcatgaaaaatacacCTCTTTACGAGGAACATGGCAAAATGGACATGAAGATAGCAAATTTGCCTCCTCTCCAGGTTATATGTGCCCTCCATGAAATATTTAAGAATACCCAATTGAAAGAAATTTGCATTCAGCAATTTCCAGAGCTGTTCAGTATTCTACTTATCACATTAGCATCCTATATTGGTACATCGGCTCCAGCGCTGAAAGAAGCAACagataaaaaagaaaaatactTTGTCATCAACAGGGAAGCTTATAAGATGAGCCCAGCGAAAATTGCACTGGAAACATTCCAGTTGTTTTTGATGTGTTGCGATTATAAGCAGATGGCAAATAATCTTTTGAGTTTTTCCCAGGCAGAAACCAGTGAGAAATTTTCATGGTTCTTGGATATTATCTCCATGTTGGTCGAGAATATTTGTCAAGATAATCCTCAATATATAACCTGGTTAGTTGCATCCCTAGGTCCTTACATTAGAGCGGAATTGGAACCTCAAAGGGTTGCAGTCGTTGCTTTTTTCACTTATTTATTCCGACAGAAAGTGAATGATCAAGCTATGTTGGCCGAGAATTTACTTGAGATGATAATGGATGTTCAGATGGACCAAAGTTGCTTGGTTAAACAAATTGGTTTGCAAGGATTAGGCTATGCCATTGAATTTTTGAAGCCTGAATTGATCAGTAGACATTGTAAACCCATTTTGAGTGTGTTAATGAGCAGTTTAGACTATAACAATGTGGG CTCTGAAGGTGCTCTCATTCTTGAGGGGCTCCATAGTTTCTCTAAATTATTGACAACATTGGAAGGGCATAAATTCAGTTCTTGTCAAGTTACTGCAGCAGTTAGAATAAAGCCACTGCTGGGCCAGGAGGATGTGCAGTTGAGAAGAGCATCATTTCGCCTCTTGGGCGATTTGACCAGATCCATTAACTCTGATTCGAACATTGAAGCTTTTAGGGAACAAATTCATGGAAATCTTATTACCTTATTGTTGCATTTATGTGACCCAGATCAGTATGTTGTCAAG GCATGCAAATACACTTTGAGGCAGATAGGTTCATATTTGGAAGGTCCAAACACAAACGCAATGATTCAGGAGCACTTGATCGATGATGCTAATTTGAATTATTACAATTTCATAAGAGATTTGATTAAAGTGATG tCAGAGGAACTTCAAGAATTTTTCCCACTTTTGGTGATGACCAGCTTATCTTATTTCAAGAGTCCGTGGGTTGATATAAGAGGAAATGCAGCTTTGGTAGCAGGATTGCTGTATTCAGCACTTGATGAGGAGAACAAAAGTAAAGTCTCAATAGATACAGTGTCATTCAGATTGATGAATTTAGTGTCCGATGAAAATGAGCAAGTAAGAATTAAGGCAGTTCAGGCCATAGTATATTTATTTTCTAAATAA
- the LOC123312249 gene encoding uncharacterized protein LOC123312249, which translates to MRRTNNKNKKIKVEYPINVSTYMASYKVFQDVQAERFRQKRDSMENQEFKPKPRTHLDLETFTPLKRPIPISLMPVPNDITGRNPLSPVQHIEIPEDGKKAEVIKTRPRLFKSPQVSLDEVHDPDMRKMIVDYTYTSHLKRTEQDLLDLIWDEYKKMPEIVAEPDKLSTASRKPYFGVYFDPKPLLRIKMTSEQNSRGRQWENERTIGTSNSTQHFWKHNQPKYGPAYTDLVGKDTKDKINDLVTNDKLQIQHDKTCLEYGGFKSSVPVGIDLAKRDFPRNHPFRSTYQEAFSWKIGCAER; encoded by the exons ATGAGAAgaacaaacaataaaaataaaaaaattaaggttGAATACCCCATAAATGTATCAACCTATATGGCTAGTTATAAGGTTTTCCAAGATGTACAGGCTGAAAGATTTAGGCAAAAAAGGGATTCTATGGAAAATCAAGAATTCAAACCAAAACCTAGGACTCATTTGGACTTGGAGACGTTTACTCCCTTGAAACGACCAATTCCTATAAGTCTTATGCCAGTACCCAATGATATTACAGGAAGAAACCCTCTATCACCAGTTCAACACATC GAAATACCGGAAGATGGAAAAAAAGCTGAAGTAATAAAAACACGTCCTAGACTATTTAAATCCCCCCAAGTGAGTTTGGATGAAGTTCATGATCCAGATATGAGAAAAATGATTGTGGATTACACCTACACCTCCCACTTAAAACGTACGGAGCAAGATCTCTTGGACTTGATTTGGGATGAGTACAAAAAAATGCCAGAGATTGTTGCAGAACCTGACAAACTCTCG ACTGCTTCGAGAAAACCCTACTTTGGGGTTTATTTCGATCCCAAACCTTTACTTAGAATCAAAATGACTTCAGAGCAAAATTCAAGAGGTAGACAATGGGAGAATGAGAGAACCATTGGTACTTCTAATTCAACACAACACTTTTGGAAACATAATCAACCGAA aTATGGACCAGCGTATACAGATTTGGTGGGCAAAGACACCAAGGATAAAATAAACGATCTGGTTACAAATGACAAACTTCAGATACAACATGACAAAACTTGTTTAGAATATGGTGGATTCAAATCGAGTGTTCCAGTTGGTATTGATCTCGCCAAGAGAGATTTTCCTCGGAACCATCCATTTCGTTCCACATATCAAGAAGCTTTCAGTTGGAAAATAGGCTGCGCAGAAAGATGA